The following nucleotide sequence is from candidate division KSB1 bacterium.
TTCCAGAGAAATATCACCATTGGGTTCACAATATCTAACGATTACTTGATTATTTCGGTTCAACTCGCCAAGAGTCTTTTCATCTGCAAAATATAAACCCTCAGCATGAGCAATCGGAATATTTAAAATCTCACTTTTCTCACAGTTATTGGTAAAAATGGTATTTGGGTTTTCAACGCGAAGATGGACATGTTTACAGACAAAACGTAAACTCTGGTTGCGCATTAAAGCGCCCGGCAGCAGCCCTGCTTCGCACAAAATCTGAAATCCGTTACAAATACCAAAGACAATGCCTCCCAGATTCGCAAAATCGACGACCGCTTTCATGACAGGCGAGAAACGAGCAACAGCGCCGGTGCGCAGGTAGTCACCGTAAGAAAATCCCCCGGGAAGCAAGATAACGTCGTACTGGCTCACATCCTCTTCTTTATGCCAGATAAAACTCACATGCTGCTCAAAGACGCCCTTTAAAGCATAATAGCAGTCGTGGTCACAATTCGAACCCGGGAAGATAATGACGCCAAATTTCATTCTTTTTCATTAAATAGTGGTTGACCGAAAAGTGCTCTGCGATGCTGAAGCACCGCACTCCAACGAACACAAAGCACTGTTTATTAGCACAAACATATTGTATTTTGGAATGCAACAGTTTAGTTTTGCCACTTTTCGGTCAATCATTAACTAATTCGATTCTGAAATCCTCAATTACGGGATTAGCCAAAAGTTTTGTACAGGCCTGCCTGGCGATGTTTTCTGCTTCCTCCTCAGGAACGTCTCCGAGCTGCAACTGAATCAATTTCCCCATTCGGACTTCTTCGATTTGATCAATGCCTAAATTTTCCAGTGCGTGATGAATCGTCTTGCCCTGGGGGTCAAGAATACCTTTCTTTAACATAATATGAACTTTAGCAGTCATCATCGCATTCAATCCGGAATAGATACGTCGAGCAATTCTTCATCTTCTTCCTCT
It contains:
- the purQ gene encoding phosphoribosylformylglycinamidine synthase subunit PurQ, producing the protein MKFGVIIFPGSNCDHDCYYALKGVFEQHVSFIWHKEEDVSQYDVILLPGGFSYGDYLRTGAVARFSPVMKAVVDFANLGGIVFGICNGFQILCEAGLLPGALMRNQSLRFVCKHVHLRVENPNTIFTNNCEKSEILNIPIAHAEGLYFADEKTLGELNRNNQVIVRYCEPNGDISLEANPNGSLENIAGIMNRNGNVMGMMPHPDRSAEEILNSDDGAKIFRSIIGQTLEAA
- the purS gene encoding phosphoribosylformylglycinamidine synthase subunit PurS, producing the protein MTAKVHIMLKKGILDPQGKTIHHALENLGIDQIEEVRMGKLIQLQLGDVPEEEAENIARQACTKLLANPVIEDFRIELVND